A genome region from Alkalispirochaeta americana includes the following:
- a CDS encoding aldo/keto reductase, translating into MKLPDFFGPAGFPLAFGTWALGETDWGEFPARPAKDLLRHAWDLGFRHFDTAESYGAGRAEQLLGQAFRDILRTRREALHISSKSVIREAPALRKHLERSLRRLGTDYLDIFYIHWPREGMSLPAALEELRRLADNGLIRSVGVCNITDREYRLLLEHTPPDLVQEGYNLLWRKPEQTLWPHLRCPRVAYSPLAQGLLARSFPRTPTWDTRDHRQTTPFFRPPLWEALHRFNTSLIEACRDQDLLPGAVAIRWLLGGSSPRSDAAVVGGRNPRQLSLLARGLETISSHRGEARYLELEPKLEKLYQTVAPLIPDLPNIFGYTPTPRNSTLRE; encoded by the coding sequence ATGAAGCTACCGGATTTTTTCGGCCCCGCCGGCTTTCCCCTGGCCTTCGGGACCTGGGCCCTGGGAGAAACCGACTGGGGCGAGTTTCCGGCGAGACCCGCCAAGGACTTGCTCCGCCACGCCTGGGATCTGGGGTTCCGCCATTTCGATACCGCCGAATCCTACGGAGCAGGCCGAGCCGAGCAACTTCTGGGTCAGGCCTTCCGGGATATCCTCCGGACCCGGCGGGAGGCCCTCCACATCTCCAGCAAAAGCGTTATCAGGGAGGCCCCGGCCCTGAGAAAACACCTGGAGCGTTCTCTTCGCCGCCTGGGAACTGACTACCTGGATATTTTCTACATCCACTGGCCCCGAGAGGGGATGAGCCTCCCGGCAGCTCTGGAAGAGCTGCGGCGCCTTGCCGACAACGGCCTGATCAGGTCCGTGGGAGTCTGCAACATCACAGACCGGGAATACCGCCTTCTTCTCGAGCACACGCCCCCCGATCTGGTTCAGGAAGGATACAATCTCCTCTGGCGAAAACCCGAACAGACCCTCTGGCCCCACCTTCGCTGCCCTCGCGTGGCCTACAGCCCCCTTGCCCAGGGTTTGCTGGCACGCTCCTTTCCCCGGACCCCCACCTGGGACACCCGGGACCACCGTCAGACAACACCCTTTTTTCGCCCTCCCCTCTGGGAGGCCCTTCACCGCTTCAACACGTCTCTCATCGAGGCCTGCCGCGATCAGGACCTCCTCCCGGGGGCGGTGGCGATCCGGTGGCTTTTGGGAGGCTCATCACCCCGGTCGGATGCCGCTGTCGTGGGCGGCAGGAACCCGCGGCAACTCTCTCTGCTGGCCCGGGGCCTCGAGACGATCAGCAGTCATCGGGGAGAAGCTCGATACCTGGAACTTGAACCAAAGCTGGAGAAACTTTACCAAACCGTAGCCCCCCTGATTCCCGACCTGCCCAACATCTTTGGCTATACCCCCACCCCCAGGAACAGCACACTCCGGGAATAA
- a CDS encoding peptide ABC transporter substrate-binding protein produces MRHSTGQRNLPVFFLAMALLLSAPQGALSRQHVSRDREFVAAFAATSIRLNPLNSYTATEAQVYTALYEGLTGYHPRTLEPIPAVAERWEISEDGTIYTFHLREEARYWNGDPVKASHFRDTWLAMIDPSQDRAYSFLFDVIAGVREYRQADEPDPESVGIYARDARTLEVHLHSRAPHFVRVLAHHAFTPLHPQVRYLHEPAPEEALGNGPYRIISRTPEEMRLERNSHYWEASRVAIPRLRLIFTDDPPEEVTSRFNDGKIDWVSSGMSLANVADQPSIVVNPLFATTYYFLRADTPPFSNPSVRRALALLLPWERIRDPSIHFMPSSRLVPAIPHYPFQEGISAPDHDEAMTLLAEAGHPRGETLPEITLHIPRGPESTRVAELMKNAWEEALDTTVSLAYTPYPDYFEALREQTYTVGMISWIGDFADPLTFLKMWISSSSLNDARFSDPRFDQLIDESLSQTGAERYKTMAQAEKILLQTGTVLPVSHSPAINLIDRDALEGWYPNPLDIHPFKHLSFAERQPLPGLIRFP; encoded by the coding sequence ATGCGACACAGCACAGGACAGCGGAATCTCCCGGTTTTTTTTCTGGCCATGGCCCTTCTCCTCTCTGCACCCCAGGGAGCTCTCTCCAGACAGCATGTTTCCCGCGACAGAGAGTTCGTTGCCGCCTTTGCAGCTACCTCGATCAGACTGAACCCCCTTAACAGTTACACCGCCACGGAGGCTCAGGTCTATACTGCTCTCTACGAGGGCCTGACAGGATACCACCCCCGCACGCTGGAGCCGATTCCGGCTGTAGCCGAACGCTGGGAGATCAGCGAAGACGGCACAATCTACACCTTTCACCTCCGGGAAGAGGCCCGCTACTGGAACGGCGACCCCGTGAAAGCCAGCCACTTCCGGGACACCTGGCTTGCCATGATCGATCCCTCGCAGGACCGGGCCTACAGCTTTCTCTTTGACGTGATCGCCGGGGTTCGCGAGTATCGCCAGGCCGACGAACCGGACCCTGAATCGGTGGGAATCTACGCTCGGGACGCCCGGACCCTGGAGGTCCATCTCCACTCCCGGGCACCCCATTTCGTCCGGGTCCTGGCTCATCATGCCTTCACGCCCCTCCATCCCCAGGTTCGCTATCTCCATGAGCCAGCCCCCGAGGAAGCTCTGGGGAACGGTCCCTACCGCATTATCAGCCGGACCCCCGAGGAGATGCGTCTGGAACGAAACAGCCATTACTGGGAGGCGTCCCGGGTGGCAATCCCCCGCCTTCGGCTCATCTTCACCGATGACCCGCCAGAAGAGGTAACATCCCGATTCAACGACGGCAAGATTGATTGGGTATCCAGCGGGATGTCTCTGGCCAACGTGGCGGATCAGCCCTCGATAGTCGTTAATCCGCTCTTTGCCACAACCTACTACTTTCTCCGGGCCGACACGCCGCCCTTTTCAAACCCCTCGGTACGCAGGGCTCTGGCCCTGTTGCTGCCCTGGGAGCGTATCAGGGATCCATCGATCCACTTCATGCCATCATCCCGCCTGGTGCCGGCAATCCCGCACTATCCGTTTCAGGAAGGCATCTCCGCCCCCGACCATGATGAAGCAATGACCCTCCTGGCAGAGGCGGGTCACCCCCGGGGAGAAACCCTTCCCGAGATAACCCTCCACATCCCCCGGGGTCCTGAATCGACCCGAGTGGCAGAACTCATGAAGAACGCCTGGGAAGAGGCCCTTGATACGACAGTGTCTCTGGCATATACCCCCTATCCCGATTATTTTGAGGCCCTCCGGGAACAGACCTACACAGTGGGAATGATCAGCTGGATCGGTGACTTCGCGGATCCCCTCACCTTTCTCAAGATGTGGATCAGCAGCAGCAGCCTGAACGACGCCCGTTTTTCCGACCCCCGCTTCGATCAACTCATCGATGAATCGCTGTCACAGACCGGAGCAGAGCGTTACAAGACCATGGCTCAGGCAGAGAAAATCCTGCTCCAGACGGGGACCGTCCTTCCCGTAAGCCATTCCCCGGCGATAAACCTGATCGATCGGGATGCCCTGGAGGGGTGGTATCCAAATCCTCTGGATATTCATCCTTTCAAGCATCTTTCCTTCGCGGAACGTCAACCCCTGCCGGGGCTGATTCGGTTTCCCTGA
- a CDS encoding lytic transglycosylase domain-containing protein has protein sequence MTNRFLTLYLMVLLLGCSSTGAPEERDPAREAPRFRFFWQSDPVQQELPSSFATVHNLLESERPMLALYREDLTHQAVTDFFVHLTGDPATALPMLYYAEKADLSLSLIFSLVWVESRFSPVAVNENATSIDRGLFQLNSLTFRHLSEEDFFDIPVNTWHGIDFLLWCLSHTDSEYQAVAVYNAGLTRVRAGRTPASTLVYVERIREYRRSLEKRFRQYILNEFPFDAA, from the coding sequence ATGACAAATCGATTTCTCACGCTGTACCTCATGGTATTGCTCTTGGGGTGCAGCTCCACGGGTGCTCCCGAGGAACGTGACCCTGCCCGGGAAGCGCCGCGCTTCCGCTTTTTCTGGCAGAGCGATCCTGTTCAGCAGGAGCTTCCTTCTTCCTTCGCTACGGTCCACAATCTGCTTGAAAGCGAGCGTCCCATGCTCGCCCTCTACCGGGAAGATCTGACCCACCAGGCGGTGACTGACTTTTTTGTTCATCTCACGGGTGATCCTGCCACGGCCCTGCCAATGCTCTATTATGCAGAGAAGGCAGATCTTTCGCTCTCGCTGATTTTTTCCCTGGTCTGGGTAGAGAGCCGCTTTTCTCCGGTGGCGGTGAACGAGAATGCCACCTCCATAGACAGGGGGCTGTTTCAGCTGAATTCGCTAACCTTCCGGCATCTCTCGGAGGAGGATTTTTTCGATATTCCCGTGAATACCTGGCACGGAATTGACTTTCTGCTCTGGTGCCTCTCCCATACGGACTCGGAGTACCAGGCGGTGGCGGTCTATAACGCAGGACTCACCCGGGTGCGGGCCGGCAGAACTCCGGCATCCACCCTGGTCTACGTGGAGCGTATCCGGGAGTACCGTCGGTCTCTGGAAAAACGGTTTCGCCAGTATATCCTGAACGAGTTCCCCTTCGATGCCGCCTGA
- a CDS encoding CarD family transcriptional regulator, with the protein MSAKTNGKETTFAVGQHVVYPIQGVGTIQEILEISFKGKDVLYYVIYIPVSDMTVKVPVDRAEQLGIRAIVPREESEKALAMFSEEFEPIPADWKMRYQMNLDLLKQGSVHDIASVVRTLYQRKKVKELPIMERKLYDSALQLFVDEVSFSLDIAPAEVEELVFRKLEEYAPGGSKASADVLPDEDLADDHEKDSGDILDDDE; encoded by the coding sequence ATGAGCGCCAAAACCAACGGGAAGGAAACAACCTTCGCAGTCGGCCAGCACGTTGTTTATCCAATTCAAGGTGTGGGCACAATTCAGGAGATCCTGGAGATTTCTTTTAAGGGAAAGGACGTACTCTATTACGTCATCTATATTCCTGTCTCGGACATGACCGTCAAGGTCCCCGTGGACCGGGCAGAGCAACTGGGCATCCGGGCGATCGTTCCCCGCGAAGAATCAGAGAAAGCCCTGGCCATGTTCTCCGAGGAGTTTGAACCCATCCCGGCAGACTGGAAAATGCGGTACCAGATGAACCTGGATCTTCTGAAACAAGGGTCGGTACACGATATCGCCTCGGTAGTACGAACCCTCTACCAGCGGAAAAAGGTCAAGGAGCTGCCAATCATGGAACGCAAGCTCTACGACAGCGCTCTACAGCTTTTCGTGGACGAGGTTTCCTTCTCTCTTGATATCGCACCGGCTGAAGTGGAAGAGCTTGTTTTCCGCAAGCTTGAAGAGTACGCCCCGGGAGGCAGCAAGGCCTCGGCAGACGTCCTTCCGGACGAGGATCTCGCCGATGACCACGAGAAGGATTCCGGCGATATCCTCGACGACGACGAATAG
- a CDS encoding endonuclease III domain-containing protein, whose protein sequence is MPWEPLLGLIAGCDEVRRYEASVNAVASWTDPPDPFRVLLATVISLRTRDEVTFPVAERLFSTAATPDEIQRLSLEQLEKHIYPAGFYRTKSRQIKEIARLIAHTHDGRVPSSEQELLQLPGVGRKTANLVRALGFGIPAICVDIHVHRISNRMGWVTEKNPDDTERALQKILPERFWIPLNQWLVGFGRSICTPQSPRCSLCPVREYCDRAGVTRSR, encoded by the coding sequence GTGCCCTGGGAACCGCTCCTGGGACTCATCGCAGGGTGCGACGAGGTCCGTCGCTACGAGGCCAGTGTAAACGCCGTAGCGAGCTGGACAGACCCTCCCGATCCCTTCCGGGTGTTGCTTGCAACGGTTATCAGCCTTCGCACCCGCGATGAAGTAACCTTCCCGGTGGCAGAAAGGCTGTTTTCCACGGCAGCCACCCCTGACGAGATACAAAGGCTCTCCCTGGAACAACTGGAGAAGCATATCTACCCGGCCGGGTTCTACCGGACAAAAAGCAGACAGATCAAGGAGATAGCACGCCTTATCGCTCACACCCACGACGGCCGTGTCCCGTCGTCGGAGCAGGAGTTGCTTCAGCTTCCCGGGGTAGGCAGAAAGACAGCCAATCTGGTCAGAGCCCTTGGGTTCGGGATTCCGGCGATTTGTGTGGATATTCACGTCCACCGCATCTCCAACAGGATGGGATGGGTAACAGAAAAGAATCCCGACGACACCGAGCGGGCACTGCAGAAAATCCTTCCGGAACGGTTCTGGATACCCCTGAATCAGTGGCTTGTAGGATTTGGACGAAGCATCTGCACACCCCAGTCACCCCGGTGCAGTCTCTGTCCGGTGAGGGAATACTGTGACCGGGCGGGGGTCACCCGGTCACGATAG
- a CDS encoding TylF/MycF/NovP-related O-methyltransferase: protein MESLITPTHVYPPGYGHSPLSSDYRPWEADIPFLDAWRRVRAYTMVDQARLFELWELTGQLSPDISGAVLEVGAWRGGSAGLMGLRLLQRGDSRPLVVADTFCGVAKAGEEDPYYRGGEHGDTSLDRVSAFLHDLGLPDCTVLAGVFPEETAHRVPSADIAFCHIDVDVYQSAQDVFEWAWPRMPPGGIVVFDDYGFLGCEGVTRYVHSLRDRSDGVVLANLNGHAVVVKTR, encoded by the coding sequence ATGGAATCGTTGATAACCCCAACTCACGTGTATCCCCCGGGGTACGGTCACAGTCCCCTTTCCTCCGATTATCGCCCCTGGGAAGCGGATATTCCGTTTCTGGATGCCTGGAGGCGGGTTCGTGCATACACCATGGTGGACCAGGCACGGCTTTTTGAGCTCTGGGAGCTGACGGGGCAGCTCTCTCCCGATATTTCGGGGGCAGTCCTCGAGGTAGGGGCCTGGCGGGGCGGTAGCGCCGGTCTCATGGGGTTGAGGTTGCTTCAAAGGGGGGATTCCCGACCCCTGGTGGTGGCCGATACCTTCTGCGGTGTTGCCAAGGCAGGAGAGGAGGATCCCTATTATCGCGGGGGCGAACACGGTGATACGTCTCTTGACAGGGTCAGTGCTTTTTTGCATGATCTTGGTCTGCCCGATTGTACGGTGCTTGCCGGAGTTTTTCCGGAGGAAACGGCACACCGCGTACCCTCTGCGGACATCGCCTTTTGCCATATCGATGTTGATGTCTACCAGTCCGCACAGGATGTCTTTGAATGGGCCTGGCCGCGTATGCCCCCAGGAGGGATCGTCGTCTTCGATGACTACGGATTTCTGGGGTGCGAAGGGGTGACCCGATACGTTCACTCCTTGCGAGACCGCTCCGATGGAGTGGTTCTGGCCAATCTCAATGGACACGCGGTGGTCGTCAAAACGAGATGA
- a CDS encoding AAA family ATPase produces MVKEELIRRSPLRLLERSIHGGLKDGEIGVFAARKGTGKTACLVHIATDQLLQDRHVIHVSFAGRTDHIVSWYEDIFGEIAKRRDLEHAMDVHDSAIRNRMIMNFSQEGITVHQFLRSIRALIDDGQFRADVLVVDGYDFSKGDPETLRALRDFAKENGLAVWFSASVHRDDKRVDERGVPMALSPFVDSIDVLITLTPEKDHVGLRLLKDHGDYSAEDLHLELDSRTLLIREDK; encoded by the coding sequence ATGGTCAAGGAAGAACTCATAAGGCGTAGTCCCCTGCGGTTGCTGGAGCGCTCCATCCATGGTGGATTAAAGGATGGAGAAATTGGGGTTTTTGCCGCCCGAAAGGGAACCGGAAAGACGGCATGTCTTGTCCATATTGCGACGGATCAGTTGCTTCAGGACCGGCATGTGATCCATGTCTCGTTTGCAGGGCGAACCGATCATATAGTGAGCTGGTACGAGGATATCTTTGGTGAGATCGCCAAACGCCGGGATCTGGAACATGCCATGGACGTTCATGATTCGGCGATCCGAAACCGCATGATCATGAACTTCAGTCAGGAAGGCATCACGGTTCACCAGTTCCTTCGAAGCATTCGTGCCTTGATAGACGATGGACAGTTTCGTGCTGATGTGCTTGTGGTGGATGGCTACGATTTTTCCAAGGGAGATCCCGAAACGCTGCGAGCCTTGAGGGATTTTGCCAAAGAGAACGGGCTGGCCGTCTGGTTCAGTGCATCGGTTCATCGTGATGACAAGCGGGTTGATGAGCGGGGTGTGCCGATGGCGCTCTCTCCCTTCGTTGATTCGATCGACGTGCTCATTACGCTCACCCCCGAGAAAGATCATGTGGGGTTGCGGTTGTTGAAAGACCACGGTGATTACAGTGCCGAGGATCTTCATCTGGAGCTGGATAGCAGAACTCTCCTGATTCGCGAGGATAAGTAA
- the fusA gene encoding elongation factor G: protein MNETVRKMRNIGISAHIDSGKTTLSERILFFCQKIHALHEVRGKDGVGATMDSMELERERGITIQSAATNVTWKDHPINLIDTPGHVDFTIEVERALRVLDGAILILDSVAGVQSQSITVDRQLKRYSVPRLAFVNKCDRTGADPLKVCGQLREKLGLNAVMAQLPIGLEDKHQGVIDLVKMQAIYFDGDHGEVPRYEAIPDDLLAQAEEYREGLLDAVSMFDEELMEAALEGTATEEQINAAIRQGVLSNELCPVFVGSAYKNKGVQALLDAVLAYLPSPPDITNRALDLDNNEEEFVTQSDSTLPTISLAFKLEDGQYGQLTYIRIYQGMVKKGSELYNVRTRKKFKVGRLIRMHADHMDDISEASAGDIVALFGIDCASGDTFCDPSLNVSMTSMYVPEPVISLSLKPKDKASSDRMGKALGRFIKEDPTFRSYVDEESNETIIQGMGELHLEVYVERMKREYKADVETGMPQVAYRETISARADFDYTHKKQTGGSGQYGRVAGYIEPHPEEQHYEFINKIKGGVIPNEYIPSVDKGFRVAMERGTYIGYPVVNILGLINDGATHAVDSSDQAFQTAGLGAFRSAYEKAKPIALEPIMRVTVEGPTEFQGNIFATLNQRRGMIIASNEDGMFSVVEAEVPLAEMFGFSTILRSLTQGKAEYTMEFAKYGKVPQSIAEELRERYLKAKRDGNK from the coding sequence ATGAATGAAACAGTGAGAAAGATGCGCAACATAGGCATCAGTGCCCACATTGATAGTGGAAAAACCACGCTGTCCGAGCGCATTCTGTTTTTTTGCCAGAAGATTCACGCCCTTCACGAAGTTCGGGGAAAAGATGGGGTCGGGGCAACCATGGACTCCATGGAGCTCGAGCGCGAACGGGGAATCACCATCCAGTCCGCTGCTACCAACGTAACCTGGAAAGATCACCCGATCAATTTGATCGATACTCCAGGTCACGTGGACTTCACCATCGAGGTAGAGCGGGCTTTGCGGGTTCTGGATGGGGCTATCCTCATTCTTGATTCCGTGGCAGGAGTTCAGTCCCAGTCGATCACCGTTGACCGGCAGCTGAAACGCTACAGTGTTCCCCGGCTGGCTTTTGTAAACAAGTGTGACCGAACCGGTGCAGATCCTCTCAAGGTTTGTGGCCAGTTACGGGAAAAACTCGGATTGAATGCCGTGATGGCCCAGTTGCCGATCGGTCTTGAAGACAAGCACCAGGGGGTGATTGATCTGGTCAAGATGCAGGCGATTTATTTTGATGGCGACCACGGTGAAGTGCCCCGTTACGAGGCAATCCCGGATGATCTCCTTGCCCAGGCCGAGGAGTACCGTGAGGGTCTCCTTGATGCGGTCTCCATGTTCGATGAGGAGCTTATGGAAGCTGCTCTGGAAGGAACTGCCACGGAAGAGCAGATTAATGCTGCGATTCGTCAGGGGGTCTTGTCCAACGAACTGTGTCCCGTGTTTGTGGGGAGTGCCTACAAGAACAAGGGAGTCCAGGCTCTGCTGGATGCAGTCCTCGCCTATCTTCCCTCTCCCCCGGATATTACAAACCGGGCCCTCGATCTGGACAACAATGAGGAAGAGTTTGTCACCCAGTCTGACAGCACCTTGCCCACCATCTCCCTGGCTTTCAAGCTGGAGGATGGTCAGTACGGACAGCTCACCTATATTCGAATCTACCAGGGGATGGTAAAGAAGGGCTCCGAGCTCTACAACGTTCGAACCAGGAAAAAGTTCAAGGTGGGTCGGTTGATCCGGATGCACGCTGATCATATGGATGACATTTCCGAGGCCTCGGCCGGAGATATTGTTGCCCTCTTCGGGATCGATTGTGCCTCGGGAGACACCTTTTGCGATCCCAGCCTGAACGTCTCCATGACCTCCATGTACGTGCCCGAGCCTGTTATTTCGCTCTCGCTGAAGCCGAAGGACAAGGCCTCTTCCGACCGGATGGGCAAGGCCCTGGGCCGGTTCATCAAGGAGGATCCTACCTTCCGCAGCTACGTCGATGAAGAGAGCAACGAAACGATCATCCAGGGAATGGGAGAACTCCATCTGGAGGTCTACGTTGAACGGATGAAGCGGGAGTACAAGGCCGACGTTGAGACGGGTATGCCCCAGGTTGCCTACCGCGAGACGATCTCTGCCCGAGCCGATTTTGACTACACTCACAAGAAACAGACCGGTGGTTCGGGGCAGTACGGCCGTGTTGCCGGCTACATTGAGCCGCACCCTGAGGAACAACATTACGAGTTCATCAACAAGATCAAGGGTGGCGTGATCCCCAATGAATATATTCCCTCCGTTGACAAGGGTTTTCGGGTTGCCATGGAGCGGGGAACCTACATCGGGTATCCGGTAGTAAACATCCTGGGCTTGATCAACGATGGAGCTACCCATGCGGTGGACTCCTCGGACCAGGCCTTTCAGACGGCAGGGCTTGGAGCGTTTCGTTCCGCCTACGAGAAGGCAAAGCCGATCGCTCTGGAGCCGATCATGAGAGTTACCGTGGAAGGTCCCACGGAGTTCCAGGGAAATATCTTTGCTACCTTGAATCAGCGACGTGGCATGATCATCGCCTCCAATGAGGATGGTATGTTCAGCGTGGTCGAGGCAGAAGTCCCCCTGGCAGAAATGTTTGGTTTCTCCACCATTTTGCGATCCCTCACGCAGGGAAAGGCAGAGTACACAATGGAATTTGCCAAATACGGAAAAGTACCGCAAAGTATAGCTGAAGAGTTGCGTGAACGGTACTTGAAGGCCAAGCGTGACGGGAATAAGTAG
- the aroF gene encoding 3-deoxy-7-phosphoheptulonate synthase translates to MVVVLEKGVTPREKEAVRAFLTDRGFQVREVAGEEETILGAVGSGQVDHREVEMQPGVARVVPITKPYKLASREFKKADSVFSVGPVKIGGNRLVVIAGPCAVESREQILECADIVASAGGVMLRGGAFKPRTSPYSFQGLGEEGLRYMKEAGERYGMPVITEIVAPHQVEIMRDYVDVFQIGARNMQNFELLKVLGAEGRPVMLKRGLSATIEEWLMAAEYLLAHGAEDIILCERGIRTFETYTRNSLDISSIPVVKKLSHLPVFVDPSHATGLRDQVIPVGLAGIVAGADGLIVEVHPDPPRAASDGPQTLYPEQFEKLLRDIEVLSPVVEREVARLPRKTAKPVPGSEAGQKAVQEGPQAVGFQGAKGAFSEAALLRHFSDVPQGVEPRSFPNFRDVFEAVLSGEVQCGIVPLENSLMGSIHQNYDLLLQYPDVTIVGETQIRIEHSLIGTPDSSIETIKEVISQGPGIEQCRDFLDAHPDWTITPFFDTAGSVAHLRDSGDSSVAAIANARTADVYGMKVLRQGIESNPRNYTRFAILVREDQAEAVAGANMATIVFSTPDKPGALYQCMKILAQRKLNLKKLESRPLLGQPWRYMFYADIELTGDEAHFDQAMKELDGETHDLRLLGTFREARGYTRS, encoded by the coding sequence ATGGTTGTGGTACTGGAAAAAGGGGTTACCCCCCGTGAAAAAGAGGCGGTTCGGGCGTTCCTCACAGACCGGGGGTTTCAGGTCCGGGAAGTTGCCGGCGAGGAAGAAACAATTCTGGGTGCAGTGGGCAGCGGCCAGGTAGACCACCGTGAGGTGGAGATGCAGCCCGGCGTTGCCCGGGTCGTGCCGATCACAAAGCCCTATAAGCTTGCCTCCCGGGAGTTCAAGAAGGCTGACTCTGTCTTTTCCGTGGGGCCTGTCAAGATCGGGGGAAACCGGCTGGTGGTTATCGCCGGTCCCTGCGCGGTAGAGAGTCGTGAGCAGATCCTGGAGTGCGCCGATATTGTGGCTTCTGCAGGGGGAGTTATGCTCCGGGGAGGGGCGTTCAAACCGCGCACATCGCCCTATTCTTTCCAGGGCCTCGGTGAGGAGGGGCTCCGCTACATGAAAGAGGCCGGCGAGCGCTACGGCATGCCCGTAATTACAGAGATCGTTGCGCCTCATCAGGTTGAGATCATGCGAGACTACGTGGATGTCTTTCAGATCGGAGCCCGGAATATGCAGAACTTCGAGCTCCTGAAAGTTCTGGGAGCCGAGGGGCGGCCGGTGATGCTCAAGCGGGGCCTTTCTGCAACCATTGAGGAATGGCTTATGGCTGCGGAGTACCTCCTTGCCCATGGCGCCGAAGATATCATCCTGTGTGAACGGGGCATCCGGACTTTCGAGACCTATACCCGCAACAGTCTGGATATTTCATCCATCCCGGTGGTAAAGAAACTTAGCCATCTACCCGTTTTTGTTGATCCCAGTCACGCCACGGGGCTTCGGGATCAGGTCATTCCCGTGGGGCTTGCGGGAATTGTTGCCGGTGCAGACGGATTGATCGTGGAAGTTCATCCCGATCCGCCCCGAGCTGCTTCGGACGGTCCCCAGACGCTCTACCCCGAGCAGTTCGAGAAGCTCCTTCGGGATATTGAGGTGCTTTCCCCGGTGGTGGAACGGGAGGTCGCTCGCCTTCCCCGGAAAACCGCGAAGCCTGTACCGGGCTCTGAAGCCGGGCAGAAGGCGGTCCAGGAGGGGCCTCAGGCTGTGGGGTTCCAGGGCGCCAAGGGAGCCTTCAGCGAGGCGGCGCTCCTGCGCCATTTTTCCGATGTGCCCCAGGGGGTCGAGCCACGGAGTTTTCCCAATTTTCGGGATGTCTTCGAGGCGGTCCTCTCAGGTGAGGTGCAATGTGGTATTGTTCCCCTGGAAAACTCCCTCATGGGTTCAATTCATCAGAACTATGATCTCCTCTTGCAGTATCCCGACGTAACAATTGTGGGAGAGACCCAGATCAGGATCGAGCACAGCCTGATCGGCACCCCCGATTCTTCGATCGAGACGATCAAGGAGGTGATTTCCCAGGGGCCGGGGATCGAGCAGTGCCGGGATTTTCTTGATGCCCACCCCGACTGGACGATAACACCCTTCTTTGACACAGCCGGGTCTGTAGCGCATTTGCGGGATAGCGGTGATTCCTCCGTGGCGGCCATTGCAAATGCCCGCACCGCCGATGTCTATGGCATGAAGGTTCTGCGCCAGGGAATCGAGAGCAATCCCCGGAACTATACCCGCTTCGCGATTCTTGTCCGGGAGGACCAGGCAGAGGCTGTGGCGGGCGCCAATATGGCGACTATTGTTTTCTCTACTCCCGATAAACCGGGGGCGCTCTACCAGTGCATGAAGATCCTGGCGCAACGGAAACTCAACCTGAAGAAGCTGGAGTCCCGCCCGCTTCTGGGGCAACCCTGGCGGTACATGTTTTACGCCGACATCGAACTCACGGGTGATGAGGCGCATTTCGACCAGGCCATGAAAGAGCTTGACGGCGAGACCCACGATTTGCGTCTTCTTGGGACCTTCCGGGAAGCCCGGGGATACACCCGCTCCTGA